ATACCCGTCCCGCTGCATGGCTTTCACGTACTCCGCCAATCCGGCGGTCAACCGGGCTTCGCCGGCCGCGCTCGTTTCCCGGCGCTCGAGAAACGACCACAGGCTGATGCGGTTGTAGGTCTTTTCCGTCCGCCAGAAATCGAACACCGCCCGCAACGCCTCCCTGAGCATCTCCGGCGGGGGAAGATTTGTGTCGCGCAAGCCCGTCAGCACTTCCGCGTACCGCGCCGAAATCCGCTCCAGCACTTCCTTGTACAACCGCTCTTTTGTCTGGAAATGATACAGGATCAGCCCGACGGAGATTCCGCTCGTCTTGGAAACCTCCGCCAGGCTGGTTCCGTTGAATCCTTTGGCGGCGAAGATTCTTTCCGCGCCGTCAAGGACCTTCGATTGGGTATCCTGGGCATTCCGCTTTTTCCGCAATCCTGCCTCCTGGAAGATGCATTCTACTCCCCCTGCGGCTGTCCGGGTTGTCTTCCGCATCACGCCGAAGGCTGCGCTTCCTGTTTGCGGCCGCATTTGCATCCGACAATCAGCAGCAACAGGAAGCAAAGCGTGTAGAACACGGCGAAGGACGCGTGCATCGGGAGATTCCAGGAAACAAAAAATTGCCTTGCCGCCGCATCCGCCGTGCCGGAACACACCGCCTCCTCCGCCGTGGCGAAACCGGAGGCGAAGAAGACGCAACCCACCCAGAACGAGGAAAGCCCCGCGCTCAGGGCGACGATCCGGTCCTTACGGACCAGGAAGGAAAATATCGTCCAGAAGATCCCCAGCACGAGGGATGCCCATAAAAAATAATTGTAGTGGACATTGGCCTGGGAAGCCTCCCGGAACAATGCGAAAGAATCGGTGAACACCCCGTAATCTCCGGATTCGAGAATCCAAGTGAAATACCGGCCCAGCAAGACGCTGTGGGAGGTCAGGAAGCCTGCCAGGATTCCCGTAATCATTGTCACAAATAACCAAGAAATCCAATGAATCCGTGAAAAAATCGCCTTGTTTTTCATATCTTTTCTCCTTATTTTTACTTTATACTAAGTAAATAATTTTTTGTCAAGGCCAACAGGAAATTGGGACATCACCCGCTTAAGATATACAGGATCTTGAGGGAAGAGAACAAAGATAATCGCAACGTAAAACCGGACCTTGGAATGTCATGGAAACAAGGTTTTCGGCTTAAAATATCGGTGATGATTCTTCTGCGGATATATTCGCTCAGCCCTGATGGCTTCGATATGAAGTTACCTTGATCAACCGGATCCGCCATTCGAGGAAGTCCAGCCATGAAAAAGGGAATGAGATTTCTTCCATTGTTTCTCACCGCAACCGCCTGTTCGCTTTCCCCTTCGGCCGGGAACGCCACCGAGGAAAAAACAAACTTACCAACTGTCCGCGCCGAAACGGCGGCGACCGGCGGCTTCCCACCCGCCCCAGCCGGAACCGATCTTCCCGCCCCGTCCGACGCCGCCTGTACGTTGTACGTTTCCACCGACGGCGACGACTCCGGCCCCGGCACCGAGAGCCGGCCGTGGGCCACCTTCGAGCGCGCGGCTGACGGCGCCGAACCGGGTGACGTCGTCTGCTTCCGCGGCGGCGTGTATGCGTCCGAGGAAACGCACTTCTCCCGTTCCGGAACAGCCGAGGCGCCCATCACCTTCCGCGCCGCTCCCGGCGAGATCCCCATCCTGGACGGCGGGGGCGAGGCCGCGGGATTGCTGACTCTGGACGCGGGCGCCTCATACCTGCGGATCAGCGGTTTTTCCCTGCGCGGATTCACCATCTGGGGGGTAACACTCTCCGGCGAGAACCGGCATGTCTATCTCGACCATCTGGAGATCAGCGGCGGGGAAGCCGCCGTACACTTCACTTACGGTGAGACGGAAGGCGCGCCGGAAGAAGGCCCGGTCGAGCACATCACGCTGGAAGATAGTGTCATTCATGGCAGCGAGTTTTCGGCCGTCGACTGCACGCCCGGCCCCTGCGACCACATGACCGTCCGCCGGGTGGAAATCTACGGCACCGGCCTATCCGGGGAAGCGTTCTACGGATCGGACGGATTGGAGTTCGCCCGCGGCTACCCGGTGCTGATCGAGGATTGTTATATCCATGACAACGGAGGCGACGGGATTGATTTAAATTCCCGCGACCGCGCCGGAAACGCCGCGGGCGTAATCGTGCGACGCAACCGCGTGGTGCGCAACCACCTCAACGGAATCAAACTGTGGGCCGGGGGTCTGATGGAGGACAACATCATCTGGGGCCAGGGCAACAGCGCGGTCTGGGTGGGAGTCTTTCCCTCCACCGTCGACGTGCTACACAACACCGTCGCCTACAACATGTGGGATCTATCCTTCAGCCAACGCAACTGGTCGTTTGTCGCCGGGTATCCGGAGGAGATGGATTCCCCATCGGTGCAACTGACGCTCCTCAGCAACATCTTCGCCTTCAACGCCGGTCCGCTGGAAGGCGGGCCGACCGGCATCTACCTCGGGCCGGGAGTGGTGCTGTTACACGAAGGAGACAACGTGTTTTACAGCCGTGCAGACGGCGAGATCACAGCCGAATTCGCAACCGGACGGGATGCGGATTTCACTCGGGCCGAGATCACCGACGGAACCTGGGCCGCCTTCACCGGGTTCGGGGAAGGCGATCTGACCGTGGATCCGCTGTTTCTTTCCGGATGGCCGGACGCGGACCTGCGGTTGCATGCGGACAGCCCGGCCGCGGGCCGCGGGGCGCGGGGCGCGCCGATAATCCTCCGGGACCGCTTTACAAATGCCGGGAAACGCCGCCAAGACCGCCTTAACGCCGCGGCTTCGCCGGCGGCAATCCCGGCCAACCCCTAAAGCGATTTTGACAATACGATGAACATGGCCAACCCCACCCCGCCCAAGAACGCATAGCTGGAATGTTTTTCTTCCTCCGCCCTTGCCTTCGGCAAAAGATGGGATGCCGAAATATAAATTAGCACGCCGGAAACGAAACCCAGGATCAAGCCCAAATTTTCCGGGCTGAGCTTGTGTATCAAGGGATAGGCCAAAAACGCCCCCAAAGGCGTGGTCAGGCCCGCCACCAGTAGGGCGTACAGCATGGCGGTTCTTTCTTTGACGCCCGCCTTTAGAAACACCGTGTAGGTGATGATTCCCTCGGCGAGTTCATGAATGACTAAACCCAGGGCGGCCAAAAAACCGGTCAGGATGCTGATGCTGAACGTCACCGTATAGATCACGCCGTCGATGAACGAATGGATGCCGATGCCCTCGGCCGCCACGATCCCGAAGGCCAGGGATTCCGTTTGAGTCCGTTTTTTAATCAAATCATTGGAAAAAAACATGAACAGGAACCCCAGCAGGGCGGTAAACCCCGCATAGGTGTTTTTTTCGACGGCTTGAGGCAGAGCAAGCATCAAGGGAGTCGAGATCAATACGCCGGAGGCAAAACACATAAACAGGGTTTTCACCCTTTCCGCCCAGCTTCGGTGGTAATGCAGCAGCAATATACCCACACCGTTCACGAGCGCCGAAAGAACCGCAAACACGGCGATCCAGAGAAACGTCATGGTTTCGATAGCCATCCCATCCTCCTGCCGGTGAAAAACCCGGTGCGCATCCTGCTTTCCGCGAGGTCAGGCCGCCGACCAGCTGTTCCCCTCCTCCTTCGGCCGGCTTCCTCCATTCTGCGAACGGACAGGATAGGCGCGGCCGGATGCCTGGAGGTCTTCCACGAAAAAGCCGTTCCCCGCATCGGTGAAATCCGCCCTCCGTTCCGGAATTTACTCCGTCTTCCGGCACCTCGGACACAACCCGGACAGTTCCAACCAATGCCCCCGGACCGCGTATCCGGTGCGGCG
This portion of the Anaerolineales bacterium genome encodes:
- a CDS encoding TetR/AcrR family transcriptional regulator; the protein is MRKKRNAQDTQSKVLDGAERIFAAKGFNGTSLAEVSKTSGISVGLILYHFQTKERLYKEVLERISARYAEVLTGLRDTNLPPPEMLREALRAVFDFWRTEKTYNRISLWSFLERRETSAAGEARLTAGLAEYVKAMQRDGYLSRAIHPAVFLSMIIGPIHFWFRYKSRFAEILCWKEKDAALDELFLEQFIAILTSFEKPRDA
- a CDS encoding right-handed parallel beta-helix repeat-containing protein → MKKGMRFLPLFLTATACSLSPSAGNATEEKTNLPTVRAETAATGGFPPAPAGTDLPAPSDAACTLYVSTDGDDSGPGTESRPWATFERAADGAEPGDVVCFRGGVYASEETHFSRSGTAEAPITFRAAPGEIPILDGGGEAAGLLTLDAGASYLRISGFSLRGFTIWGVTLSGENRHVYLDHLEISGGEAAVHFTYGETEGAPEEGPVEHITLEDSVIHGSEFSAVDCTPGPCDHMTVRRVEIYGTGLSGEAFYGSDGLEFARGYPVLIEDCYIHDNGGDGIDLNSRDRAGNAAGVIVRRNRVVRNHLNGIKLWAGGLMEDNIIWGQGNSAVWVGVFPSTVDVLHNTVAYNMWDLSFSQRNWSFVAGYPEEMDSPSVQLTLLSNIFAFNAGPLEGGPTGIYLGPGVVLLHEGDNVFYSRADGEITAEFATGRDADFTRAEITDGTWAAFTGFGEGDLTVDPLFLSGWPDADLRLHADSPAAGRGARGAPIILRDRFTNAGKRRQDRLNAAASPAAIPANP
- a CDS encoding ZIP family metal transporter, whose amino-acid sequence is MAIETMTFLWIAVFAVLSALVNGVGILLLHYHRSWAERVKTLFMCFASGVLISTPLMLALPQAVEKNTYAGFTALLGFLFMFFSNDLIKKRTQTESLAFGIVAAEGIGIHSFIDGVIYTVTFSISILTGFLAALGLVIHELAEGIITYTVFLKAGVKERTAMLYALLVAGLTTPLGAFLAYPLIHKLSPENLGLILGFVSGVLIYISASHLLPKARAEEEKHSSYAFLGGVGLAMFIVLSKSL